Proteins encoded within one genomic window of Halorussus salilacus:
- a CDS encoding DUF7283 family protein, with protein MFDAPVETWYLWVGLALASSAALGLAVSLPRAPPPDAAGVADTVDSVAASDRAATAVHPVSAEVRIGPYRVWLRDDGATGHATLAYGPVTPVRRGTALWDVLRGTPPESAFGSPGAFRDAAADARDRPPAWRTTGELTVRAVSWEGVDVTLVG; from the coding sequence ATGTTCGACGCACCAGTCGAGACGTGGTACCTCTGGGTCGGCCTCGCGCTCGCGAGCAGCGCCGCCCTCGGCCTCGCGGTCTCGCTCCCCCGCGCACCCCCGCCGGACGCCGCGGGCGTCGCCGACACCGTGGACTCGGTCGCCGCGAGCGACCGCGCCGCGACCGCGGTCCACCCGGTGTCGGCCGAGGTCAGAATCGGCCCCTACCGCGTGTGGCTCCGCGACGACGGCGCGACCGGCCACGCGACGCTCGCCTACGGTCCCGTCACGCCCGTCCGTCGCGGGACCGCGCTGTGGGACGTGCTCCGCGGGACGCCGCCCGAGTCGGCGTTCGGGTCGCCCGGGGCGTTCCGGGACGCCGCGGCCGACGCGCGCGACCGACCCCCGGCGTGGCGGACCACCGGAGAACTGACCGTCCGGGCGGTCTCGTGGGAGGGCGTGGATGTCACCCTCGTCGGGTAG
- a CDS encoding DUF7286 family protein: MVVVRLADDRRGRVPFALVGVVLLVGSAAIGATLAGDSTPRTDRSVGTAMDRTTAATNTALRGAVADAGRAAAREPVTASANTTAGVVLNDSTPYRDYLRIRIYLEARSALDGVGVREGDVRGSVSLPAVSNASELRDAKRRVRIAPAGESENRGLRVRIENVTVTATRGGEAVERETVSPSLVVATPALALHERTERFESRLNRGPLDPGLGRRLTARLYAVAWARGYAQRGGAPIQNVVANRHVELAANGALLGEQRTAFGRNDPAGRRAAAWATARVGATDLLTGIDDQRGTRRTESLLAAADRYREENPMPGSVADPEASHRDARTVGVNRTADRAFEAFVAGENEARANPEFDETLRSAYEVETRLVASVREVDAEPRPSLDPPGENWTLADRRVETTTKVERDASAPPPETPPGWHLLDSETRRVVRTKTLVADWTRGNETRTTTQRWTEASVARVGIAGDHRVGDGDPAPTRPVAGVHERGGPLGGPNLRDVSARATERLVADSGGFDAAARRAVEGNLDTRTRRVSGRRPADLRRWAYLDLVDLRERVRNVSVEASPTAAVADEEPPAAALARELRTRRAELLGVPERYDGAADRVRVAARAAYLDRVLARLDARADRTTETRRGLDGALGDAGVSLDRARRILRERTTPATPPPRPVPADGPGAAANLSVSGAPPYLTLAELDREQVSAIPENETRYPLEARNLNVFTVPYGDAADAVASAFDRETDTDGGGTDLRTSGLALRAANRTLDARESDALTERRNALRSELSASLETVAEDLVAQLAMPRHDLTVRERERAVRDGLSRWNTTAGRALAVSNGSAADAIRDELLDRRPELRRADRRDWVETRTETALEDARRDAAGPDRSAVNRTASKARELARDAAKDAVKSGIENATERAKERWFGEVLASVPAGLPVAPVPGHWYATVNVWDVSVAGQYERFAVGAPAGTPDASGVGESTGPEGSASVGGSARRPADAVTYVREEGSVDLDVDGDGDPEELGRTDRVSFESETVVVVVVPPGPPGVGDTDGNGDERSPGWDK, encoded by the coding sequence GTGGTCGTCGTGAGGCTGGCCGACGACCGCCGCGGGCGGGTGCCGTTCGCGCTCGTCGGGGTGGTGTTGCTCGTCGGGAGCGCCGCCATCGGCGCGACGCTCGCTGGCGATTCGACCCCGCGGACCGACCGGTCGGTCGGGACCGCGATGGACCGCACGACCGCCGCGACCAACACCGCCCTGCGCGGGGCGGTCGCCGACGCCGGACGGGCGGCCGCCCGCGAACCGGTCACGGCCTCGGCCAATACCACCGCGGGAGTCGTGCTGAACGACTCGACGCCGTACCGCGACTACCTCCGGATTCGAATCTACCTCGAAGCGCGGTCGGCCCTCGACGGGGTCGGCGTGCGCGAGGGCGACGTTCGCGGGTCGGTCTCGCTCCCGGCGGTCTCGAACGCCAGTGAGCTCCGAGACGCCAAGCGTCGGGTCCGAATCGCCCCGGCGGGCGAGTCTGAGAACCGGGGGCTGCGGGTCCGAATCGAGAACGTCACCGTCACGGCGACTCGCGGCGGGGAAGCCGTCGAGCGCGAGACCGTCTCCCCGTCGCTCGTCGTGGCGACGCCCGCGCTGGCGCTCCACGAGCGGACCGAGCGGTTCGAGTCGCGGCTGAATCGCGGGCCGCTCGACCCGGGTCTCGGGCGACGCCTGACCGCTCGGCTGTACGCCGTCGCGTGGGCGCGCGGCTACGCCCAGCGCGGCGGCGCACCCATCCAGAACGTGGTGGCGAACCGCCACGTCGAACTCGCGGCGAACGGCGCGCTCCTGGGCGAACAGCGGACCGCGTTCGGCCGCAACGACCCCGCGGGGCGTCGGGCGGCCGCGTGGGCGACCGCGAGGGTCGGTGCGACCGACCTCCTGACGGGAATCGACGACCAGCGCGGGACCCGCCGGACCGAGTCACTACTGGCCGCCGCCGACCGATACCGCGAGGAGAACCCGATGCCCGGAAGCGTCGCCGACCCCGAGGCGTCCCACCGGGACGCCCGGACGGTCGGCGTCAACCGAACCGCAGATCGGGCGTTCGAGGCGTTCGTCGCGGGCGAGAACGAGGCCCGAGCGAACCCGGAGTTCGACGAGACACTGCGCTCGGCCTACGAGGTCGAGACCCGACTCGTCGCGTCGGTCCGGGAGGTCGACGCCGAACCGCGGCCGTCGCTCGACCCGCCGGGCGAGAACTGGACGCTCGCCGACCGCCGGGTCGAGACGACGACCAAGGTCGAGCGCGATGCGAGCGCGCCACCGCCCGAGACGCCGCCGGGATGGCACCTGCTGGATTCCGAGACCCGGCGGGTCGTCCGGACCAAGACGCTGGTGGCCGACTGGACCCGCGGAAACGAGACCAGAACCACGACCCAGCGCTGGACCGAGGCGTCGGTCGCTCGCGTCGGCATCGCCGGGGACCACCGCGTCGGCGACGGCGACCCCGCGCCGACCCGTCCCGTGGCTGGCGTCCACGAGCGCGGCGGGCCGCTCGGCGGGCCGAACCTCCGGGACGTCTCGGCGCGGGCGACCGAGAGGCTGGTCGCCGACAGCGGCGGGTTCGACGCGGCGGCCCGCCGCGCGGTCGAGGGGAACCTCGACACCCGGACCCGGCGCGTGTCGGGGCGACGACCCGCCGACCTCCGCCGGTGGGCGTATCTCGACCTCGTCGACCTCCGCGAGCGAGTCCGGAACGTCTCGGTCGAGGCCTCACCCACTGCGGCGGTCGCCGACGAGGAGCCACCGGCCGCCGCGCTCGCTCGCGAACTCCGCACCCGGCGGGCGGAACTACTCGGCGTCCCCGAACGCTACGACGGCGCGGCCGACCGGGTGCGGGTCGCGGCGCGCGCCGCCTACCTCGACCGCGTCCTCGCGCGACTCGACGCCCGCGCCGACCGTACAACCGAGACCCGCCGGGGACTGGACGGCGCGCTGGGCGACGCCGGGGTGTCGCTCGACCGCGCGCGGAGGATTCTCCGCGAGCGGACGACCCCCGCGACGCCCCCGCCCCGCCCCGTGCCCGCCGACGGCCCGGGCGCGGCCGCGAACCTGAGCGTCTCGGGCGCGCCGCCGTACCTCACGCTCGCGGAACTCGACCGCGAGCAGGTGTCGGCGATTCCGGAGAACGAGACGCGCTATCCCCTCGAAGCCCGGAATCTGAACGTCTTCACGGTGCCGTACGGCGACGCCGCCGACGCGGTGGCGTCGGCGTTCGACCGCGAGACCGACACCGACGGGGGCGGGACCGACCTCCGGACCAGCGGGCTCGCGCTACGGGCGGCCAACCGGACGCTCGACGCCCGCGAGAGCGACGCGCTCACCGAGCGCCGGAACGCCCTCCGGTCGGAGCTGTCGGCGTCGCTGGAGACGGTCGCAGAGGACCTCGTCGCGCAGCTGGCGATGCCCCGCCACGACCTCACGGTCCGAGAGCGCGAGCGGGCGGTCCGGGACGGTCTCAGTCGATGGAACACGACCGCGGGCCGGGCGCTCGCGGTGTCGAACGGCTCGGCGGCCGACGCGATACGCGACGAACTGCTCGACCGGCGACCGGAGCTCCGGCGGGCCGACCGCCGGGACTGGGTCGAGACAAGGACCGAGACCGCACTCGAAGACGCGCGTCGAGACGCCGCGGGACCCGACCGGTCGGCCGTGAACCGGACCGCGAGCAAGGCCCGGGAACTGGCGCGCGACGCCGCGAAGGACGCCGTGAAGTCCGGCATCGAGAACGCGACAGAGCGAGCCAAGGAACGGTGGTTCGGCGAGGTGCTCGCGTCGGTTCCGGCCGGACTGCCGGTCGCGCCCGTTCCGGGCCACTGGTACGCGACCGTCAACGTCTGGGACGTGTCAGTTGCCGGTCAGTACGAGCGGTTCGCGGTCGGCGCACCGGCCGGGACGCCCGACGCGTCCGGGGTCGGCGAGTCGACCGGACCCGAGGGGTCGGCCAGCGTCGGCGGGTCGGCGCGCCGACCCGCCGACGCGGTGACGTACGTCCGCGAGGAGGGGTCGGTCGACCTCGACGTGGACGGCGACGGAGACCCCGAGGAACTCGGCCGGACCGACCGGGTCTCGTTCGAGAGCGAGACGGTCGTCGTGGTGGTCGTCCCGCCGGGGCCCCCGGGCGTCGGTGACACCGACGGGAACGGAGACGAGCGCTCGCCGGGGTGGGACAAGTGA
- a CDS encoding DUF5791 family protein encodes MLYDDIEDPESVTPAQLRAEYLAELAAVIDELGVDAVAEESGVDRELVAAVAAGEEPTVELADAAAVLAVDDGTPPEDAILLETRDHLLLGMTTAVLDVDTIAAEMDDMDGKQVQQKIEGRAPMTLAEYARLHRFIAGRQD; translated from the coding sequence ATGCTCTACGACGACATCGAGGACCCCGAGTCGGTGACGCCCGCGCAACTCCGCGCGGAGTACCTCGCGGAGCTTGCGGCGGTCATCGACGAACTGGGCGTCGACGCGGTGGCCGAGGAGAGCGGCGTGGACCGGGAACTGGTCGCGGCCGTGGCGGCGGGCGAGGAGCCGACAGTCGAGCTGGCCGACGCGGCGGCCGTGCTGGCGGTCGACGACGGGACGCCCCCCGAGGACGCCATCCTGCTGGAGACCCGCGACCACCTCCTGCTGGGGATGACGACCGCGGTCCTCGACGTGGACACCATCGCGGCCGAGATGGACGACATGGACGGCAAGCAGGTCCAGCAGAAGATAGAGGGTCGCGCGCCGATGACGCTGGCGGAGTACGCCCGACTCCACCGGTTCATCGCGGGGCGACAGGACTGA
- a CDS encoding ATPase, T2SS/T4P/T4SS family: MRDLLARLRETDDPACACEPTFESDRLVLDATDCPGSGDLAASPDCRATAVAALADRSADAVLTRTEGVERAYEGEAATVLVAAGRFAERVAFYDERLADRAERDPLDAARAAVGRAGPVGDIVAETGLAEVARDAGSDDDALRAFVGPPMARSRVAARPPPDAALAESRSLSSGATVRIYDGPDRALRTYHLEPVEATFDAAALETLARAHDLLAEGVVSGESDRAPGRAVRRVADSDQRVEDLAAVLGKHTRGYGVLADLFADPAVSDVFATAPVGSNPLRVTVDGERMRTNVRLTEAGAETLASRVRRASGRAFSRAAPTLAATAETGAGAVRVAGVTDPVCDGPGFAFRAREATPWTLPALVENGTVPADAAALLSLAVERAAAGLVAGARGAGKTTALGALLWELPAAVRTVVIEDTPELPVGPLQSRGRDVQPLRTATDDGTGLSPSDALRTALRLGEGALVVGEVRGEEAAVLYEAMRVGASGDAVLGTIHGDGGAAVRERVVSDLGVPASSFAVTDLVASLETTATPEGERRRVRAVEEVVDGDRFEPLFEVRDDALRPTGRIERGESRLVASLADPDERYADVRETLADRETLLDRLAREGRTDPADVTRAYAERDRRSA, encoded by the coding sequence ATGCGAGACCTGCTGGCGCGACTGCGTGAGACCGACGACCCGGCGTGCGCGTGCGAACCGACGTTCGAGTCCGACCGGCTCGTGCTCGACGCGACCGACTGCCCCGGGAGCGGCGACCTCGCGGCGTCCCCGGACTGCCGAGCCACCGCGGTCGCGGCGCTCGCCGACAGGAGCGCCGACGCGGTCCTGACCCGGACGGAGGGCGTCGAGCGCGCCTACGAGGGCGAGGCCGCGACCGTGCTCGTCGCGGCCGGGCGGTTCGCCGAGCGGGTCGCCTTCTACGACGAGCGACTCGCCGACCGCGCCGAGCGCGACCCGCTGGACGCGGCCCGCGCCGCGGTCGGGCGCGCAGGGCCGGTCGGCGACATCGTCGCGGAGACCGGACTGGCCGAGGTCGCTCGCGACGCCGGGAGCGACGACGACGCGCTCCGGGCGTTCGTCGGGCCGCCGATGGCCCGGTCCCGGGTCGCCGCGCGACCCCCTCCCGACGCGGCGCTCGCCGAGTCGCGGTCGCTGTCGAGCGGCGCGACCGTCCGAATCTACGACGGCCCGGACCGCGCGCTGCGGACCTACCACCTCGAACCGGTCGAAGCCACCTTCGACGCCGCCGCGCTGGAGACGCTGGCGCGCGCCCACGACCTGCTCGCGGAGGGGGTCGTCTCGGGCGAGTCCGACCGCGCGCCGGGGCGGGCGGTCCGCCGGGTGGCCGATTCCGACCAGCGGGTCGAGGACCTCGCGGCGGTCCTCGGCAAGCACACCCGCGGGTACGGCGTCCTCGCCGACCTGTTCGCCGACCCCGCGGTGTCGGACGTGTTCGCGACCGCCCCGGTCGGGTCGAACCCGCTCCGGGTCACCGTCGACGGCGAGCGCATGCGGACCAACGTCCGACTCACCGAGGCGGGCGCGGAGACGCTGGCCTCGCGGGTCCGGCGCGCGAGCGGCCGAGCGTTCTCGCGGGCCGCGCCCACCCTCGCCGCGACCGCCGAGACCGGCGCGGGAGCCGTGCGTGTCGCGGGCGTCACCGACCCGGTCTGCGACGGGCCGGGGTTCGCGTTCCGCGCCCGCGAGGCGACGCCGTGGACCCTGCCCGCGCTGGTCGAGAACGGGACCGTCCCCGCCGACGCCGCGGCCCTGCTCTCGCTCGCCGTCGAGCGCGCGGCCGCGGGACTCGTCGCCGGGGCCCGCGGTGCGGGCAAGACCACCGCCCTCGGCGCGCTCCTGTGGGAACTGCCCGCCGCGGTCCGGACCGTGGTCATCGAGGACACCCCCGAACTCCCGGTCGGCCCGCTCCAGTCCCGGGGCCGGGACGTCCAACCGCTGCGGACCGCGACCGACGACGGCACCGGTCTCTCGCCCTCGGACGCGCTCCGGACCGCGCTCCGACTCGGGGAGGGCGCGCTGGTCGTCGGGGAGGTCCGGGGCGAGGAGGCCGCGGTCCTCTACGAGGCGATGCGGGTCGGCGCGAGCGGCGACGCCGTCCTCGGCACCATCCACGGCGACGGCGGCGCGGCGGTCCGCGAGCGCGTGGTCTCGGACCTCGGCGTCCCGGCCTCGTCGTTCGCGGTGACCGACCTCGTCGCGAGCCTCGAAACGACGGCGACCCCGGAGGGCGAGCGCCGCCGGGTCCGGGCGGTCGAGGAGGTCGTCGACGGCGACCGCTTCGAGCCCCTCTTCGAGGTCCGGGACGACGCCCTCCGACCCACCGGCCGGATCGAGCGCGGGGAGAGCCGCCTCGTCGCGTCGCTCGCCGACCCCGACGAGCGCTACGCCGACGTTCGCGAGACGCTCGCCGACCGCGAGACCCTGCTCGACCGACTCGCCCGCGAAGGCCGGACGGACCCGGCCGACGTGACGAGGGCCTACGCCGAACGCGACCGGAGGAGCGCGTGA
- a CDS encoding SDR family oxidoreductase — MDVAILGCGYVGLELGRRLVAAGHRAVGVRRSDAGLDAVEAAGLEAVRADVTDPEDLAAVPDADAVVFAASSGGRDAAAAREVYVEGLRTAIEAFGERANPPDRFVYTSSTGVYGDHGGDWVDEETALDPATEKAEVLVEAERVAREVPREYGVDGTVARLAGIYGPGRTRLERYLEGPVTEGYLNMVHRDDIAGAIRFLLEEGLARDEVVLVVDDEPVSKWAFADWLADGCGVARPEKRTVEERLADADDASERVRRRLLTSKRCSNAKLRGLGYQFEYPTYREGYRPEIEALQSDGG, encoded by the coding sequence ATGGACGTCGCGATTCTGGGATGCGGCTACGTCGGCCTCGAACTCGGCCGCCGATTGGTCGCGGCGGGCCACCGCGCGGTCGGCGTCCGGCGCTCGGACGCCGGACTCGACGCCGTCGAGGCGGCGGGTCTGGAGGCGGTCCGGGCCGACGTGACCGACCCCGAGGACCTCGCGGCGGTCCCCGACGCCGACGCGGTGGTGTTCGCCGCGAGTTCCGGCGGTCGGGACGCCGCCGCGGCCCGCGAGGTGTACGTCGAGGGGCTACGGACCGCAATCGAGGCGTTCGGCGAGCGAGCGAACCCGCCCGACCGGTTCGTCTACACCTCCAGCACGGGTGTCTACGGCGACCACGGCGGCGACTGGGTCGACGAAGAAACCGCGCTGGACCCCGCGACCGAGAAGGCAGAAGTGCTGGTCGAGGCCGAGCGCGTGGCCCGCGAGGTCCCGCGCGAGTACGGCGTCGACGGCACCGTCGCGCGGCTGGCGGGCATCTACGGGCCGGGCCGGACTCGGCTGGAGCGGTATCTGGAGGGGCCGGTCACGGAGGGGTACCTCAACATGGTCCACCGCGACGACATCGCGGGCGCGATTCGGTTCCTGCTGGAGGAGGGGTTGGCCCGCGACGAAGTGGTGCTGGTCGTCGACGACGAACCCGTCTCGAAGTGGGCGTTCGCCGACTGGCTGGCCGACGGGTGTGGGGTGGCGCGCCCCGAAAAGCGCACCGTCGAGGAGCGACTCGCCGACGCCGACGACGCCTCCGAGCGAGTGCGTCGGCGACTCCTCACGAGCAAGCGGTGTTCGAACGCGAAGCTACGGGGCCTCGGGTATCAGTTCGAATATCCGACGTATCGGGAGGGATACCGGCCGGAAATCGAGGCACTGCAGTCCGACGGCGGGTGA
- a CDS encoding type II secretion system protein yields the protein MSPLERLTRLYPWAVSPDDDLVRALAYLDAEADAETAVRAGYGLALLVALLGVPALAVAPTRARPPALAGLLAVALGAVHAAERGPVALATARRTAALGAAPALVARLVLRMRIEPASERAAAFAADADGELADSLRDHVRRAAGTPRSGLAAFGATWADWNPPLRRSVLLVVAAADAPAGERNRTLDRAMDAVLDGNRDRMAAFADSVRGPTTGVYAFGVLLPLALVAVLPAARIAGVPVSIPVLVAVYDLLLPAALVAAGAWLLVRRPAAFPPPRVSRDHPDVPDRNWPAIAVGGLAGLLALGATVPLPAWTRWLAVPGAALGAALVARYRPVKLVRDDARRVEANLTDALYLVGRRVSDGAAVESAVADSAPEVAGRTGETLAEAAGVQRRLRVGVREAFLGEHGALADVPSPQARTVAALLALAAREGRPAGRAVVSMADHVDDLRRVEREARRELASVTGTLRNTAAIFGPLVGGATVALADGMASGALGEPFPTAPLGLAVGGYVLVLAAILTALATGLERGFDRSLVGYRVGLALVCAVGSFLAGFAGAGLAA from the coding sequence GTGAGTCCCCTCGAACGACTCACTCGGCTCTATCCGTGGGCGGTCTCCCCGGACGACGACCTCGTCCGGGCGCTGGCGTACCTCGACGCCGAGGCCGACGCCGAGACCGCGGTCCGGGCGGGCTACGGGCTCGCACTCCTCGTCGCGCTCCTCGGTGTTCCCGCGCTGGCGGTCGCGCCCACGCGGGCGCGACCGCCAGCGCTCGCGGGACTGCTCGCGGTCGCGCTCGGGGCCGTCCACGCGGCCGAACGCGGGCCCGTCGCGCTGGCGACCGCCCGACGGACCGCGGCGCTTGGTGCCGCCCCCGCGCTGGTCGCCCGGCTGGTCCTCCGGATGCGGATCGAACCCGCCAGCGAGCGCGCCGCGGCGTTCGCCGCCGACGCCGACGGGGAACTCGCCGACAGCCTCCGGGATCACGTCCGGCGAGCGGCCGGGACCCCGCGGTCGGGGCTCGCGGCGTTCGGCGCGACGTGGGCCGACTGGAACCCGCCGTTGCGTCGGTCGGTCCTGCTCGTCGTGGCCGCGGCCGACGCGCCCGCCGGAGAGCGCAATCGGACCCTCGACCGGGCGATGGACGCCGTCCTCGACGGCAACCGCGACCGGATGGCGGCGTTCGCCGACAGCGTTCGGGGACCGACGACGGGGGTGTACGCGTTCGGCGTCCTGCTCCCGCTCGCGCTGGTCGCGGTCCTCCCGGCCGCCCGAATCGCGGGCGTTCCCGTCTCGATACCCGTGCTGGTCGCGGTCTACGACCTGCTCCTGCCCGCCGCGCTGGTCGCGGCGGGCGCGTGGTTGCTCGTGCGCCGCCCCGCCGCGTTCCCGCCGCCGCGGGTGTCCCGGGACCACCCCGACGTGCCCGACCGGAACTGGCCCGCGATTGCGGTGGGCGGCCTCGCGGGACTCCTCGCTCTCGGAGCCACCGTCCCGCTTCCGGCGTGGACGCGCTGGCTCGCGGTTCCGGGAGCCGCGCTCGGCGCGGCGCTGGTCGCGCGCTACCGCCCGGTCAAACTCGTCCGGGACGACGCCCGCCGCGTCGAGGCCAACCTGACCGACGCGCTCTACCTCGTGGGGCGGCGGGTGAGCGACGGCGCCGCGGTCGAGTCGGCGGTCGCCGATTCGGCGCCGGAGGTCGCGGGCCGGACCGGCGAGACGCTCGCGGAGGCCGCGGGCGTCCAGCGGCGGCTTCGAGTGGGCGTGCGCGAGGCGTTCCTCGGCGAGCACGGCGCGCTCGCCGACGTTCCCAGCCCGCAGGCCCGGACCGTGGCCGCCCTGCTCGCGCTGGCCGCCCGCGAGGGGCGGCCAGCGGGTCGGGCCGTGGTGTCGATGGCCGACCACGTCGACGACCTCCGGCGGGTCGAGCGCGAGGCCCGCCGGGAACTCGCCAGCGTGACCGGGACGCTCCGGAACACCGCCGCAATCTTCGGCCCGCTGGTCGGAGGCGCGACGGTCGCGCTCGCCGACGGGATGGCCTCCGGGGCGCTGGGCGAACCCTTCCCGACCGCGCCGCTCGGTCTCGCAGTCGGCGGGTACGTGCTGGTGCTGGCCGCGATTCTGACCGCGCTCGCGACCGGACTGGAGCGCGGGTTCGACCGCTCGCTCGTGGGGTATCGCGTGGGACTGGCGCTGGTCTGTGCGGTCGGGTCGTTCCTCGCGGGGTTCGCGGGGGCCGGACTCGCGGCCTGA
- a CDS encoding DUF7285 family protein, which yields MSPSSGRAQVEPLAALVAVFAVGLAVSAYAGVLDSALPTPDRNLADPTVERAERAVTDAGVVAPDELAGGLDAGPDGYRLNLTLVAGDRTWHAGPRAPPTVDSAAASDAAEVTVSVRVAPGRVRPGRLRAEVWP from the coding sequence ATGTCACCCTCGTCGGGTAGGGCGCAGGTCGAGCCGCTCGCGGCGCTGGTGGCCGTCTTCGCCGTCGGACTCGCGGTGTCGGCGTACGCTGGGGTCCTCGATTCGGCCCTCCCGACGCCCGACCGGAACCTCGCCGACCCGACCGTCGAGCGCGCCGAGCGCGCGGTGACCGACGCCGGGGTGGTCGCCCCCGACGAACTCGCCGGGGGACTCGACGCCGGTCCCGACGGCTACCGGCTGAACCTCACCCTCGTCGCAGGCGACCGGACGTGGCACGCGGGACCGCGAGCGCCGCCGACCGTCGATTCCGCCGCCGCCAGCGACGCCGCCGAGGTAACCGTCAGCGTCCGAGTCGCACCCGGCCGGGTGCGACCCGGACGCCTCCGCGCGGAGGTGTGGCCGTGA
- a CDS encoding DHH family phosphoesterase: MQLSVARDLRIREVLRTAESYWQTSPELVGAAALGAIALVATLWLVVRWIRRPMGARLKRALSKREAVAVLMHPNPDPDAMACAIGVAHVASAVGTDATLQFAGQIRHQQNRAFRTVLDLDLEKIDHVDDIAADDVVLVDHNTPRGFEGAERVEPYAVVDHHPGNGTGEVFTDQRTDYGACATIIAEYLEEVGGTPVGPEESEADVDGFVVPPEVSTGLLYGVQADTKHLTNGCTDAEFHAASYLYRGVDEDLLDRIANPQVSAEVLEVKSRAISERDVRGSFAVSDVGRIDNADAIPQAADELLKLEGVTAVVVYGRRNDTVHLSGRSRDDRVHMGKALETVVEDIPAASAGGHARMGGGQVPVDGAAIAHDSEVQMWSQNELTGDIFASLNGDV; encoded by the coding sequence ATGCAACTGTCGGTCGCTCGGGACCTGCGGATTCGGGAGGTCCTCCGGACCGCCGAGTCCTACTGGCAGACCTCCCCCGAACTCGTGGGGGCGGCCGCGCTCGGCGCTATCGCGCTGGTGGCGACGCTCTGGCTGGTCGTCCGCTGGATTCGGCGACCGATGGGCGCGCGCCTCAAGCGCGCGCTCTCGAAGCGCGAGGCGGTCGCCGTCCTGATGCACCCCAACCCCGACCCGGACGCGATGGCCTGCGCCATCGGCGTCGCCCACGTCGCGTCGGCGGTCGGCACCGACGCGACCCTCCAGTTCGCCGGACAGATACGACACCAGCAGAACCGGGCGTTCCGGACCGTGCTGGACCTCGACCTCGAAAAGATCGACCACGTAGACGACATCGCGGCCGACGACGTGGTGCTGGTCGACCACAACACCCCGCGGGGCTTCGAGGGAGCCGAGCGTGTCGAACCCTACGCCGTGGTCGACCACCACCCCGGCAACGGCACCGGCGAGGTGTTCACAGACCAGCGCACCGACTACGGGGCCTGCGCGACCATCATCGCCGAGTACCTCGAAGAAGTGGGGGGAACCCCGGTCGGCCCCGAGGAGTCCGAGGCCGACGTGGACGGATTCGTGGTCCCTCCGGAGGTCTCGACGGGACTGCTCTACGGGGTGCAGGCCGACACCAAGCACCTGACCAACGGATGCACCGACGCGGAGTTCCACGCCGCGTCGTACCTCTACCGGGGCGTCGACGAGGACCTGCTCGACCGCATCGCCAATCCGCAGGTCAGCGCCGAGGTGCTGGAGGTAAAGTCCCGGGCCATCTCCGAGCGGGACGTCCGCGGGTCGTTCGCGGTCAGCGACGTGGGGCGCATCGACAACGCCGACGCCATCCCGCAGGCGGCCGACGAACTCCTCAAACTGGAGGGCGTGACCGCGGTGGTCGTCTACGGCCGCCGGAACGACACGGTCCACCTCTCGGGGCGCTCGCGCGACGACCGGGTCCACATGGGCAAGGCGCTCGAAACCGTGGTCGAGGACATCCCCGCCGCGAGCGCCGGGGGCCACGCCCGGATGGGCGGCGGGCAGGTACCCGTCGACGGCGCGGCGATAGCCCACGACTCGGAGGTCCAGATGTGGTCCCAGAACGAACTCACGGGCGACATCTTCGCCTCGCTGAACGGCGACGTGTGA